The following is a genomic window from Nocardioides thalensis.
AGGTGCGGCGGGCCGAGGACCTGGGCATCGGCTCGGTGTTCCTCTCCGAGCGGTTCAACGTCAAGGACGCCGCCGTCCTCGCGGGCGCCGCGGGGGCGGCGACCGAACGGCTCGGGATCGCTACGGCCGCCACCAACCACAACACGCGTCATCCGCTGGTCACCGCGACGATGGCGGCCTCGCTGCACCGGCTGACCGGCGGCCGCTACGCGCTCGGCCTCGGCCGCGGGTTCGACCTGCTCTTCGACGTGATGGGCGTGCCGCGGGTGACCGGTGCGCAGATGGCCGACGCGATCTCGATCTACCGACGATTGTGGGCCGGAGAGGCGTTCGCCCACTCGGGCCCGGCGGGCGACTATCCCTACCTGTCCCAGGACGCGGGCTTCGACGAGAAGATCCCCGTGCTGATGATGGCGATCGGCGACCGCAGCCTCGACCTGGCGGGCCGGGTGGCCGACGGCGTTGTGCTCCACACGTTCCTCACCGACGAGACCCTCGCCCGCGCGGTCGGCCGAATCCGGAGCGCCGCCGAGACGGCGGGCCGCGACCCGGCCTCCGTCCGCGTCTGGTCGGTCCTCGCGACGGTCGAGGAGTCGGTCCCCGAGGAGCAGCGGCTCCGCAAGCTGGTGGGCCGGCTGGCGACGTACCTCCAGGGGTACGGCGAGGTGCTCG
Proteins encoded in this region:
- a CDS encoding TIGR03857 family LLM class F420-dependent oxidoreductase is translated as MQPLPEIGCYGLAGHTSSPRELLDEVRRAEDLGIGSVFLSERFNVKDAAVLAGAAGAATERLGIATAATNHNTRHPLVTATMAASLHRLTGGRYALGLGRGFDLLFDVMGVPRVTGAQMADAISIYRRLWAGEAFAHSGPAGDYPYLSQDAGFDEKIPVLMMAIGDRSLDLAGRVADGVVLHTFLTDETLARAVGRIRSAAETAGRDPASVRVWSVLATVEESVPEEQRLRKLVGRLATYLQGYGEVLVRANGWDPAVLQAFRDHPLVQGYPGAFDAIGTTEELGRLRDEVFPEEWLAAAATGSAERCARRVQDQYDAGADSVVLHGATPAELAPVVDAWRGLRDPQAFAGLPTNPGWAGR